From Triticum urartu cultivar G1812 chromosome 2, Tu2.1, whole genome shotgun sequence, a single genomic window includes:
- the LOC125539120 gene encoding UDP-glycosyltransferase 73D1-like produces MEATLSPKPHFVVIPWPTSSHIIPIVDIGCLLALHGAAVTILTTPASAQLVQSRVDRVGAQGDSAGIEVAVILYPSVEAGLPEGCERLDHVPSPDLVPSFFDATTRFGDAVARHCRLMASPRRPSCVIAGMCNTWASGIARELGVPCYIFQGFSAFALLCCEYLHTHKPHEAVASPDELFDVPVLPPFECKFARRQLPLQFLPSCSIDAESLQELREFELAVDGIVVNSFEELEHDSAARLAAATGKTVLAVGPVSLCHAPALDVSDDATRCMAWLDAKKAKSVLYVSFGSAGRMPPAQLMELGMALVSCPWPVLWVIKGADALPDDVKMWLQENTDADGLADSQCLAVRGWAPQVPILSHPAVAGFMTHCGWGSTLESVAAGVPMAAWPFTAEQFLNEKLIVNVLGIGVSVGVTKPTEGVLTGGSGGAKVEVGMEQVKSALEKLMDGGAEGEDRIRKVQELKAKAKAALENGGSSCMNLDKLVQSVV; encoded by the coding sequence ATGGAGGCGACCCTGTCCCCAAAGCCTCACTTCGTGGTCATCCCATGGCCAACCAGCAGCCACATCATCCCCATCGTCGACATCGGCTGCCTCCTCGCCCTGCACGGCGCCGCAGTCACCATCCTCACGACGCCCGCCAGCGCGCAGCTCGTCCAGAGCCGCGTGGACCGCGTCGGCGCCCAGGGCGACTCTGCCGGGATCGAGGTCGCCGTGATCCTGTACCCGTCCGTCGAGGCCGGGCTGCCGGAGGGGTGCGAGAGGCTGGACCACGTCCCCTCGCCCGACTTGGTGCCCAGCTTCTTCGACGCCACCACGCGATTCGGCGACGCGGTGGCACGGCACTGCCGACTCATGGCGTCGCCGCGGCGTCCGAGCTGCGTCATCGCCGGAATGTGCAACACGTGGGCGAGCGGCATCGCGCGTGAGCTCGGCGTGCCCTGCTATATCTTCCAAGGCTTCTCCGCGTTCGCGTTGCTGTGCTGCGAGTACCTGCACACGCACAAGCCGCACGAGGCGGTCGCGTCGCCAGACGAGCTCTTCGACGTCCCGGTCCTGCCGCCCTTCGAGTGCAAGTTCGCGAGGAGGCAGCTTCCGCTGCAGTTCCTACCGTCCTGCTCCATCGATGCGGAGAGTCTGCAAGAGCTCCGCGAGTTCGAGTTGGCCGTCGACGGCATCGTGGTGAACAGCTTCGAAGAACTAGAGCACGACTCCGCTGCGCGCCTCGCCGCAGCCACCGGCAAGACCGTGCTCGCCGTCGGGCCAGTTTCCCTGTGCCACGCGCCTGCTCTGGACGTCTCAGACGATGCAACGCGGTGCATGGCGTGGCTGGacgccaagaaggccaagtccGTGCTCTACGTCAGCTTCGGCAGCGCCGGGCGCATGCCCCCGGCGCAGCTCATGGAGCTCGGCATGGCGCTCGTGTCGTGCCCCTGGCCTGTCCTGTGGGTCATCAAGGGCGCCGACGCGTTGCCCGACGATGTCAAGATGTGGTTACAGGAGAACACGGACGCTGACGGCCTCGCGGACAGCCAGTGCCTTGCGGTGCGCGGCTGGGCGCCGCAGGTACCCATCCTGTCGCACCCGGCCGTGGCGGGCTTCATGACGCACTGCGGATGGGGCTCCACGCTGGAGAGCGTCGCCGCAGGCGTGCCCATGGCCGCCTGGCCGTTCACCGCGGAGCAGTTCCTGAACGAGAAGCTGATCGTGAACGTGCTCGGGATCGGCGTCTCCGTCGGCGTGACCAAGCCCACGGAGGGCGTGCTGACGGGTGGCAGCGGCGGGGCGAAGGTGGAGGTCGGGATGGAACAGGTGAAGAGCGCCTTGGAGAAGCTCATGGACGGAGGAGCCGAAGGGGAAGATAGGATTAGGAAGGTTCAGGAGCTGAAGGCGAAAGCGAAGGCTGCTTTGGAGAACGGCGGGTCGTCGTGCATGAATCTGGACAAGCTGGTCCAATCCGTCGTCTGA